The Chryseolinea soli genome contains a region encoding:
- a CDS encoding lytic transglycosylase domain-containing protein has translation MRNGLRCTIFSVADQTIMPSAPVGKKACLFAALFLSLTAFPALSQVPVAALDSLSVVDSLEVAVAEEDMLFKEDTADFVYFALPSELEHIPGDDDPATIADRLACIQKTMPLVYNERIHAFINYFTVKDREYTRMMMRRKNLYFPIFEKCLAKYGLPDELKYLSIIESGLNPRAVSRARAVGLWQFMSATGRHYGLNNDWYIDDRMDPEKATEAACRYLRDLYSMFHDWEMALAAYNTGPGNVKRAIRRSGYKHTFWEIYPNLPRETRSYVPQFVAITYAMNYLDEHNFFDEGEEMLPKYDTVQVTKFLHFETFANLTGTCLEDMQKLNPSIQHNAIPETSRTYTLYVPVGSKEKLLADRRSILDSAAKVGKKDLELLAKNTAGSTYGRDRITYKVRSGDVLGSIAMRHGVRLADLKKWNNLHNNNIRAGQRLNIWLHEPARATTAMASARTTKTAAAPVALPDSKTYTVQPGDTLWEISKKFEGLTIEKIKSLNNLNNSQLKPGQKLIIGM, from the coding sequence ATGAGAAACGGTCTTCGCTGTACCATTTTTTCCGTCGCTGATCAAACGATCATGCCCTCGGCCCCTGTCGGCAAAAAAGCTTGTCTCTTTGCTGCGCTATTTTTATCGCTGACCGCCTTCCCGGCCCTCAGCCAAGTTCCGGTGGCGGCACTCGACTCCTTGTCGGTGGTCGACTCCCTGGAAGTGGCCGTGGCAGAAGAGGACATGCTCTTTAAAGAGGACACCGCCGACTTCGTTTATTTCGCCTTGCCCAGCGAGCTGGAGCACATTCCCGGCGACGACGATCCGGCCACCATTGCCGACCGGTTGGCGTGTATTCAAAAGACCATGCCGCTGGTGTACAACGAACGCATCCATGCCTTCATCAACTACTTCACGGTGAAAGACCGCGAGTACACCCGCATGATGATGCGCCGCAAAAATCTTTACTTCCCGATCTTTGAAAAATGTCTTGCCAAATACGGCTTGCCCGATGAGTTGAAATACCTTTCCATCATCGAATCGGGGTTGAATCCCCGCGCCGTATCGCGTGCACGTGCGGTGGGTCTCTGGCAATTCATGTCGGCCACCGGCAGACATTATGGATTGAACAACGACTGGTACATCGACGACCGCATGGACCCGGAGAAAGCCACGGAAGCAGCCTGCCGCTACCTGCGTGATCTCTACAGCATGTTCCATGACTGGGAGATGGCCCTGGCGGCCTACAACACCGGCCCCGGCAACGTGAAGCGAGCCATTCGCCGTTCCGGATACAAGCATACTTTCTGGGAAATTTATCCCAACCTCCCCCGCGAAACGCGTTCATATGTTCCCCAATTCGTAGCCATCACCTACGCCATGAACTACCTGGACGAGCATAACTTCTTCGACGAAGGCGAAGAGATGCTGCCCAAGTACGATACGGTGCAAGTAACCAAATTCCTCCACTTCGAAACGTTTGCCAACCTCACGGGTACCTGCCTGGAAGACATGCAAAAGCTCAATCCCTCGATTCAGCACAACGCTATTCCGGAAACCAGCAGAACGTATACCCTATACGTCCCTGTAGGTTCGAAAGAAAAGTTGTTGGCCGATCGCCGATCGATCCTGGATTCCGCGGCGAAAGTGGGCAAGAAAGACTTAGAGTTGCTGGCAAAAAATACAGCAGGCTCAACCTATGGCCGCGACCGCATCACCTACAAAGTGCGCAGCGGCGACGTGCTGGGATCGATTGCCATGCGTCATGGTGTTCGCCTGGCCGATCTGAAAAAATGGAACAACCTGCACAACAACAACATTCGCGCAGGCCAACGATTGAACATCTGGCTGCACGAGCCGGCACGTGCCACCACGGCAATGGCTTCGGCCCGCACAACCAAGACGGCGGCAGCGCCCGTAGCCCTTCCGGATTCAAAGACCTATACGGTTCAACCCGGCGACACGCTGTGGGAAATCTCTAAGAAATTTGAAGGCCTCACCATCGAAAAGATCAAGAGCCTGAACAACCTCAACAACAGCCAGCTCAAGCCCGGCCAGAAGTTGATCATCGGCATGTAA
- a CDS encoding NADP-dependent malic enzyme, translated as MSIKIRKQDALNFHMQGQPGKIEVVPTKSLSTQLDLALAYSPGVAEPCLEIAANKEDVYKYTAKGNLVAVISNGTAVLGLGNIGPEASKPVMEGKGVLFKKFAGIDVFDIEIDESDPDEFIKIVKSLEPTFGGINLEDIKAPECFKIETVLKEKMNIPIMHDDQHGTAIISCSALLNALEIVGKKIEDISIVVNGAGAAAVSCTKLYIALGARPENIIMCDSKGVLNTQRTGLDEVKQQFVTKKNINSLQEAMQGADVFVGLSVADAITPADLNAMAKDPIVFALSNPDPEIAYDLAMKTRHDIIMATGRSDHPNQVNNVLGFPYIFRGALDVRATEINEAMKLAAVKALAELAKEPVPDIVVKAYGADKIRFGRDYLIPKPLDTRLITTVSPAVAKAAMDSGVAKNPITDWGAYHEILQKRIGIDQKLMSRVIDRAKKQPKRVVFTEADHHKVLKAAQILKDEGIAFPILLGNKERIMQLMEEYKLDLHDCPILYPRQEEETVKRYAQEFYKKRQRKGMNYQDCERLMRERNYFAAMMVEHGDADALVSGLTKDYPKTILPSLQIIGTADGVNRVAGMYIVLAKRGTFFFADTTVNVEPNAQELAEIIELTAHGVKFFDIEPRVAMLSYSNFGSSKGEVPEKTKEAVRLAKLKNPDLVVEGDIQANVALNTTLQQETFPFSALAKEGANTLIFPNLASGNIAYKLLMEIGGAETIGPILLGMKKPVHVLQLGSSIREIVNMAAIAVVDAQLHEQNGHL; from the coding sequence ATGTCCATCAAAATCAGAAAACAGGATGCCCTGAATTTTCACATGCAGGGACAACCGGGAAAGATCGAAGTTGTTCCCACCAAATCGTTGAGCACACAATTGGACCTGGCCCTGGCCTATTCACCGGGTGTGGCCGAACCTTGCCTGGAGATCGCTGCCAATAAAGAAGATGTTTACAAGTATACTGCCAAGGGAAACCTGGTCGCCGTTATTTCCAACGGTACGGCCGTGTTGGGATTGGGCAACATCGGTCCCGAGGCGTCAAAGCCCGTGATGGAGGGAAAGGGTGTGTTGTTTAAAAAATTCGCAGGCATCGACGTATTCGATATCGAGATCGACGAATCAGACCCCGATGAGTTTATCAAGATCGTGAAGTCACTGGAGCCAACGTTTGGCGGCATCAACTTGGAAGACATCAAGGCACCCGAATGTTTTAAGATCGAGACGGTGCTGAAAGAGAAAATGAATATTCCGATCATGCACGACGATCAACACGGCACGGCCATTATCTCGTGCTCGGCCTTGTTGAATGCCCTGGAGATCGTCGGTAAAAAAATAGAAGATATTTCCATCGTCGTGAACGGCGCGGGTGCCGCAGCCGTGAGCTGCACCAAATTATACATCGCCCTGGGCGCGCGCCCGGAGAACATCATCATGTGTGACAGTAAGGGTGTGCTCAATACCCAGCGCACCGGTCTGGACGAGGTCAAACAACAGTTCGTCACCAAAAAAAATATCAACAGCCTGCAAGAGGCCATGCAGGGCGCCGATGTATTCGTGGGGCTCTCGGTGGCCGACGCCATCACGCCTGCCGATCTGAATGCCATGGCAAAAGATCCCATCGTGTTTGCCCTGTCAAATCCCGACCCTGAGATTGCCTATGACCTGGCCATGAAAACGCGCCACGACATCATTATGGCCACGGGCCGTTCCGATCACCCTAACCAGGTGAATAACGTGCTGGGCTTCCCCTACATTTTTCGAGGCGCCCTCGATGTGCGGGCAACCGAAATCAACGAAGCCATGAAGTTGGCCGCCGTCAAAGCGCTGGCCGAGCTGGCCAAAGAGCCCGTGCCCGACATCGTGGTAAAAGCCTACGGTGCCGACAAGATCCGGTTCGGTCGCGACTACCTCATTCCCAAACCCCTTGACACACGCCTCATCACAACGGTATCGCCGGCGGTCGCCAAGGCAGCGATGGATTCGGGCGTTGCAAAAAATCCCATCACGGACTGGGGCGCCTATCACGAGATCTTGCAAAAACGCATTGGTATCGATCAAAAATTAATGTCGCGCGTGATCGACCGCGCCAAGAAGCAGCCCAAACGCGTAGTGTTCACGGAAGCCGATCATCATAAGGTGCTGAAGGCGGCACAAATCCTGAAAGACGAAGGCATTGCCTTCCCGATCTTGCTGGGGAATAAAGAGCGGATCATGCAACTGATGGAAGAGTACAAACTCGACCTGCACGATTGTCCCATCCTCTATCCGCGCCAGGAAGAAGAAACCGTAAAGCGCTATGCGCAGGAGTTCTACAAGAAACGCCAACGCAAGGGCATGAACTACCAGGATTGTGAGCGCCTGATGCGCGAGCGCAATTATTTTGCCGCCATGATGGTGGAGCACGGCGATGCGGATGCCCTGGTGAGCGGTCTCACGAAAGATTATCCCAAAACCATCCTCCCCTCCCTGCAGATCATCGGCACGGCCGACGGTGTGAACCGCGTGGCGGGCATGTATATCGTCCTGGCCAAACGCGGCACATTCTTTTTCGCCGACACCACGGTGAACGTAGAACCCAACGCCCAAGAACTGGCCGAGATCATTGAGCTAACCGCTCACGGTGTGAAATTTTTCGACATAGAACCCCGCGTGGCCATGCTGTCGTATTCCAACTTCGGATCTTCCAAGGGCGAGGTGCCGGAGAAAACGAAAGAAGCTGTGCGCCTGGCGAAGCTGAAGAATCCCGACCTGGTGGTGGAGGGCGATATCCAGGCGAACGTGGCGTTGAACACCACGTTGCAACAGGAGACCTTCCCGTTCAGCGCGCTGGCGAAAGAGGGAGCCAACACGCTCATCTTCCCCAACCTGGCGTCGGGCAACATCGCCTACAAGCTGCTGATGGAAATTGGAGGAGCGGAAACCATCGGACCCATTCTGTTGGGGATGAAAAAGCCGGTGCATGTGCTGCAGTTGGGTAGCTCCATCCGCGAGATCGTGAACATGGCGGCGATTGCCGTGGTGGATGCGCAGTTACACGAGCAGAACGGGCACTTGTAA
- the ruvA gene encoding Holliday junction branch migration protein RuvA: MIAFLKGRLVQRDPTHVIVDVNGVGYLLHISLQTFSEIKEQEHIMLHTHLSIREDAHVLFGFSNETEKKLFQQLVSVNGVGPSTAIVMLSYMNSQELKSAIVREDAAALQSIKGIGGKTAQRVIIELKDKLKKESWDETQPSISVGPHNTLRKEALSALLTLGLPKAAAEKSVDTVLKKSGNTITLEDLVKQALKNA, translated from the coding sequence ATGATCGCTTTTCTCAAAGGCAGGCTGGTGCAGCGAGACCCTACCCACGTGATCGTGGACGTTAACGGCGTGGGATATCTCCTGCATATTTCGCTGCAGACGTTTTCCGAGATCAAAGAACAAGAGCACATCATGCTGCACACACACCTCAGCATTCGCGAGGACGCGCATGTATTGTTCGGGTTTAGTAACGAGACGGAAAAGAAGCTCTTTCAACAACTGGTGTCGGTGAACGGGGTGGGGCCCAGCACGGCCATTGTGATGTTGTCGTATATGAACAGCCAGGAGTTGAAGAGTGCCATTGTGCGCGAGGATGCCGCCGCTTTGCAATCCATCAAGGGCATCGGGGGCAAGACCGCACAACGGGTCATCATCGAATTGAAGGACAAGCTGAAGAAGGAAAGCTGGGACGAAACTCAGCCGTCTATTTCAGTGGGTCCTCACAATACCCTGCGCAAGGAAGCGTTATCTGCTTTGCTTACGCTCGGCCTGCCCAAAGCAGCCGCTGAGAAAAGTGTTGATACCGTCCTGAAAAAATCGGGAAATACCATTACCTTAGAAGATTTAGTTAAGCAGGCCCTAAAAAACGCATAG
- a CDS encoding DUF4292 domain-containing protein has translation MNKRLWILLIGFSALIMSCSKKVAPTTLPAAVAKPALDVQEVDFEYFHGKARMILRDAKKEREVKANIRVRKDSVIWMTFSVIGVQGGKALINKDSITVVSNVDKEYYVFDYAELSKRYNFEINYKVIQAAMLGNLIMPRSDSDQVQQESSYFVLKQRAATNGVMVDNFINSASKKLEKVEMKEGNSDNSLIVNYSNFQPVGPALFPYNGTINLFYKTLGGLLNTTIIFEYNKAEVGDKELKFPFNIPKRYERR, from the coding sequence ATGAATAAACGCCTCTGGATCTTGCTCATCGGCTTCTCCGCGCTGATAATGTCCTGTAGTAAAAAGGTTGCTCCCACAACCCTTCCCGCCGCCGTCGCGAAGCCCGCGCTCGATGTGCAGGAAGTTGATTTCGAATATTTTCACGGCAAGGCCCGTATGATCCTGAGAGACGCCAAGAAAGAACGCGAAGTGAAGGCCAACATCCGCGTGCGCAAAGACAGCGTGATCTGGATGACATTTTCCGTGATCGGCGTGCAAGGCGGCAAAGCCCTCATCAACAAAGACTCCATCACGGTAGTGAGCAACGTCGACAAAGAATACTATGTGTTCGACTACGCCGAGCTTTCCAAGCGCTACAATTTCGAGATCAACTACAAGGTGATCCAGGCGGCCATGTTGGGCAACCTCATCATGCCCCGCAGCGACTCGGACCAGGTGCAACAGGAAAGCTCCTACTTCGTATTGAAGCAACGGGCTGCAACCAACGGCGTTATGGTGGACAACTTCATTAACAGCGCCAGCAAAAAACTGGAAAAAGTGGAGATGAAAGAAGGTAACAGCGACAACTCACTCATCGTCAATTATTCGAATTTTCAACCGGTAGGTCCCGCGTTGTTCCCCTACAATGGTACGATCAATTTATTTTACAAGACCTTGGGCGGATTGCTGAACACGACCATCATCTTTGAGTACAACAAGGCCGAGGTGGGTGACAAAGAGCTGAAGTTTCCATTCAACATACCCAAGCGATATGAACGCCGGTAA
- a CDS encoding sensor histidine kinase, whose product MTAVSWLKGAVLYGVVCLVAGLMLINVYLIYRNSQVIEFNKRQQEEAERIKVSATDVVRGLHLLDMAVRSYAIVEKLSFLDARDTAIYDINQAFNRLETALHAQQYDLNEVYIQRDSVNHYIEVTGVMTRYLQRGQHDKFAALLDLDPGFPVWLQFMEFKKRVENFEDNISAQAKVRYENALQNSYILQIVLFLFTTPLLAYTAFQTNRSLGFSEQLRKSETQRALLLADQNLVLERTVYERTREILAQNEEISAQNEEIVAHNEQLVLQQKEIERQRNVLAEQHESVQLAKKIIEEKNDLIQRKNRELVIEVTRQTQDLKEANLELIEHNSRLQQFAFIISHNLRAPMARLVGLSDILTFAKDEKETAEMVQLMVRSTHDLDQVIKDLTHILGIQKMNTQVFTDVNLEAVLEKVTQLLEDEIKQTGAWVGIQLTEEKTIHSLHPYIESIFYNLLSNAIKYRNPLKQPIIRIQSAIENDKLVVTIRDNGLGIDLERYKDKIFNLYKRFHYHVEGKGMGLYLVKTQVAALGGRIEVESVVGEGTTFRVSLPREHPSKNNAW is encoded by the coding sequence ATGACGGCAGTCTCATGGCTCAAAGGAGCTGTATTGTACGGCGTGGTTTGTCTCGTGGCGGGGCTGATGCTTATTAATGTTTATCTGATCTATCGCAACAGCCAGGTCATCGAGTTCAACAAACGACAGCAGGAGGAGGCCGAACGAATCAAGGTAAGCGCAACGGATGTGGTTCGCGGCCTGCACTTGCTCGACATGGCGGTGAGAAGTTATGCCATCGTGGAAAAACTCTCCTTCCTCGATGCGCGCGACACGGCCATCTACGATATCAACCAAGCCTTCAACCGGCTGGAGACCGCCTTGCACGCACAACAATACGACCTCAACGAGGTCTACATACAACGCGACTCCGTGAACCACTACATCGAGGTCACCGGTGTGATGACAAGGTATTTACAACGCGGACAACACGATAAATTTGCGGCCCTGCTCGATCTCGATCCGGGCTTTCCGGTGTGGTTGCAATTCATGGAATTCAAAAAGCGCGTCGAAAATTTTGAAGACAATATTTCCGCGCAGGCCAAGGTTCGCTACGAAAACGCGTTGCAAAACAGCTACATCCTGCAAATCGTGCTGTTCCTGTTCACCACGCCCTTGCTGGCCTACACCGCGTTCCAAACCAATCGCAGCCTCGGCTTCTCCGAGCAACTGCGAAAATCCGAAACACAACGGGCCCTCCTGCTGGCCGACCAAAACCTCGTGCTGGAGCGCACGGTCTACGAACGAACCCGCGAGATCCTTGCTCAGAACGAAGAGATCAGCGCTCAGAATGAAGAGATCGTAGCGCACAACGAGCAGTTGGTGCTGCAGCAAAAAGAGATCGAACGCCAGCGCAACGTCCTGGCCGAGCAGCATGAAAGCGTACAACTGGCCAAAAAGATCATCGAAGAAAAGAACGACCTCATCCAGCGCAAGAACCGCGAGCTCGTCATCGAGGTGACACGACAAACACAAGATCTCAAGGAGGCCAACCTGGAATTGATTGAACACAACAGCCGCCTGCAACAATTTGCTTTCATCATCTCGCACAACCTGCGGGCTCCCATGGCGCGGCTCGTCGGTCTTTCGGATATCCTCACGTTTGCAAAAGACGAAAAAGAAACGGCCGAAATGGTGCAGCTGATGGTGCGCTCCACCCACGACCTCGACCAAGTGATCAAAGACCTTACGCACATCCTGGGCATCCAGAAAATGAACACCCAGGTCTTCACGGATGTGAATCTGGAAGCGGTGTTGGAGAAGGTGACGCAGTTGTTGGAAGATGAGATCAAACAGACCGGCGCATGGGTTGGCATTCAGCTGACCGAAGAGAAAACGATCCATTCGCTGCATCCCTACATCGAAAGTATTTTTTACAACCTGCTGAGCAACGCTATCAAATACCGGAACCCGCTAAAGCAACCCATCATCCGGATCCAATCCGCCATCGAAAACGACAAACTCGTCGTCACCATTCGCGACAATGGTCTGGGCATCGATCTGGAGCGGTATAAAGACAAGATCTTTAATTTGTATAAACGTTTCCACTATCACGTGGAGGGAAAGGGCATGGGATTGTACCTCGTAAAAACACAGGTTGCTGCCTTGGGCGGACGGATCGAGGTAGAGAGCGTGGTGGGGGAGGGAACGACATTCCGCGTGTCGTTGCCGCGCGAACATCCTTCAAAAAACAATGCGTGGTGA
- the gatA gene encoding Asp-tRNA(Asn)/Glu-tRNA(Gln) amidotransferase subunit GatA codes for MKTQATFRETQNDLQHGKRSCQDIVRFHLNNIKKKKHLNAFLSVYEDEALARAAEIDKKIKLGTAGKLAGLVVGLKDVLAYKDHPLQASSRVLDGFISQFNGTAVQRLLDEDAIIIGRQNCDEFAMGSSNENSAFGPVLNDADNTRVPGGSSGGSAVAVQADMCQVSLGSDTGGSVRQPAAFCGLVGLKPTYSRISRFGLIAYGSSFDCIGIFGKSVEDVALVLEVIAGPDEVDSTVSQLPVPSYSKALQASDNKKYRVAYVREIDDSQGLQPEIKESILAKLDAIKADGHSVEVIDFPLQEFVLPTYYILATAEASSNLSRYDGVRYGYRSQQATDLGSLYKKSRSEGFGKEVQRRILLGTFVLSASYYDAYYTKAQKVRRLIRDKTKEILKHYDFIVMPITPTTAFKLGEHTDNPLEMYLADLFSVQANVVGVPAIAIPCGTDKQGLPIGLQVIADDFEESKLLHFSNTLLT; via the coding sequence TTGAAGACGCAAGCTACATTTCGGGAAACTCAAAACGATCTGCAGCACGGAAAACGCTCCTGTCAGGATATTGTCCGTTTTCATCTGAACAACATTAAGAAAAAAAAGCACCTCAATGCTTTTCTGAGCGTGTATGAAGATGAAGCGCTCGCGCGAGCTGCTGAAATCGACAAAAAAATAAAACTTGGTACGGCGGGAAAACTTGCCGGGCTCGTCGTGGGCCTGAAAGACGTTCTCGCCTATAAAGACCACCCCCTGCAAGCCAGCAGCCGCGTGCTGGATGGTTTCATCTCCCAATTCAATGGTACGGCCGTGCAGCGCCTTCTCGACGAAGACGCCATCATCATCGGCCGCCAAAACTGCGACGAATTTGCCATGGGTTCTTCCAACGAGAACTCAGCGTTTGGCCCGGTGCTGAACGACGCCGACAATACCCGTGTCCCTGGAGGTTCTTCCGGCGGCTCGGCGGTTGCCGTTCAGGCCGATATGTGCCAGGTTTCGCTGGGCTCGGATACGGGTGGTTCGGTGCGTCAACCCGCAGCGTTTTGCGGACTGGTGGGACTAAAACCCACCTATTCGCGCATCTCCCGGTTTGGGTTGATCGCTTATGGCTCGTCTTTTGATTGTATTGGTATATTCGGAAAGTCGGTGGAAGATGTTGCCCTGGTGCTGGAAGTGATTGCCGGCCCGGACGAGGTGGACAGCACCGTCTCGCAATTGCCCGTGCCGAGCTATTCCAAGGCCCTGCAAGCGTCCGACAACAAGAAATACAGGGTTGCCTATGTCCGCGAGATCGACGATTCTCAAGGCCTGCAACCCGAAATAAAGGAGAGTATTTTGGCCAAGCTGGACGCCATCAAGGCCGACGGCCACAGTGTGGAGGTAATTGATTTCCCATTACAGGAATTTGTTTTACCAACTTACTACATTCTGGCAACGGCCGAAGCCAGCTCCAACCTTTCCCGCTACGACGGCGTGCGCTATGGCTACAGAAGCCAGCAGGCCACCGACCTGGGATCGCTCTACAAAAAGAGCCGCTCGGAGGGTTTCGGGAAAGAAGTGCAGCGTCGCATTTTGCTGGGCACGTTCGTACTGAGCGCCAGCTACTACGACGCCTATTACACGAAGGCTCAGAAAGTCCGTCGCCTCATTCGCGACAAGACAAAAGAAATATTGAAGCACTATGATTTCATCGTGATGCCCATAACGCCCACCACAGCTTTCAAGCTGGGCGAGCATACGGACAATCCTTTGGAAATGTACTTGGCGGATCTTTTTTCCGTTCAGGCTAATGTGGTGGGTGTGCCGGCCATTGCCATACCGTGTGGTACGGACAAACAAGGCTTACCCATCGGACTGCAAGTGATCGCCGATGATTTCGAGGAATCGAAATTGTTGCATTTTTCAAACACACTCTTGACGTGA
- a CDS encoding Sec-independent protein translocase subunit TatA/TatB, protein MKATFLFLSGVGFQEILLIGLFILVFFGAKKIPEFMKGLGKGVREFKDSVKDVKKDLEDAGDSAKLDDGK, encoded by the coding sequence ATGAAAGCTACATTTTTGTTTTTAAGTGGGGTTGGTTTCCAAGAGATTCTGCTCATCGGTTTATTCATCCTCGTGTTTTTCGGCGCAAAGAAAATTCCCGAATTCATGAAAGGACTGGGTAAAGGTGTTCGTGAATTCAAGGATTCCGTGAAAGACGTGAAGAAGGATCTTGAAGACGCGGGCGATTCTGCAAAACTTGACGACGGAAAATAA
- a CDS encoding murein hydrolase activator EnvC family protein, which produces MNAGKCAWLFLIFGFLSFPAVAQKSKAQLQKEKQQNLEKIKEVEKIIEETSAQKKNSLGELNALNQRVHEQEKLVGSIKGEVNFLDSEISDNNDIIVVLEEDLDDLKKEYSAMLFAAQKANNSTTRLTFLFSSKSFDQLVMRLRYMDQYAETRKLQAEQITKVQEELSGHVAEIRVRREEKNKLLNEEQREGTNLISLKQKQNSLVKSLEKEEKKLRKDLEETKKAVAKLDKLIEDLIKEEMERAARSKKSEVAVTLSNSFEENRNKFMWPVSSGFVSQRFGRQNHSVLKGVVVQNNGVNIQTQENEKVKSIFEGEVRRVAFIQGLGSTVIIKHGEYLTVYAGLKEVFVRSGQKVTTNQEIGKVLSNNEGVSELRFQIFKNTTALDPSSWLKNM; this is translated from the coding sequence ATGAACGCCGGTAAATGTGCGTGGCTCTTTCTGATCTTCGGTTTTCTTTCTTTTCCTGCTGTGGCCCAAAAGTCAAAGGCCCAGCTTCAAAAGGAAAAACAGCAGAACCTGGAGAAGATCAAAGAGGTTGAAAAGATCATCGAAGAAACATCTGCCCAAAAGAAAAATTCCCTGGGCGAACTCAACGCCCTGAACCAGCGCGTCCACGAACAGGAAAAACTGGTCGGCTCCATCAAAGGCGAAGTCAATTTTCTCGACAGCGAGATCAGCGACAACAACGACATCATCGTGGTGTTGGAAGAAGATCTCGACGACCTCAAAAAAGAATACAGCGCCATGCTGTTCGCCGCACAAAAGGCCAACAACAGTACCACTCGTCTGACCTTTCTCTTCTCTTCAAAATCGTTCGATCAATTGGTCATGCGCCTGCGCTACATGGATCAATATGCCGAAACCCGCAAGCTGCAAGCCGAACAGATCACGAAGGTGCAGGAAGAACTTTCGGGCCACGTCGCCGAAATCCGCGTGCGCCGCGAGGAGAAGAACAAACTCCTGAACGAAGAACAGCGGGAAGGCACGAACCTGATCTCGTTAAAGCAAAAGCAAAATTCACTGGTGAAGTCGCTGGAGAAGGAAGAGAAGAAACTGCGCAAAGACCTGGAGGAAACAAAGAAGGCCGTAGCCAAACTCGACAAGCTCATCGAAGACCTCATCAAAGAAGAAATGGAACGCGCCGCCCGCTCCAAGAAATCCGAGGTTGCCGTGACGTTGTCCAATTCGTTTGAAGAGAACCGGAACAAATTCATGTGGCCCGTGTCTTCGGGCTTTGTGTCGCAACGGTTTGGCCGGCAAAATCACTCCGTGCTCAAAGGCGTTGTGGTGCAGAACAATGGCGTGAACATTCAGACGCAGGAGAACGAAAAAGTGAAGAGCATTTTCGAAGGCGAGGTACGTCGCGTAGCCTTTATTCAAGGACTGGGTAGCACGGTGATCATCAAACATGGCGAGTATCTCACGGTGTATGCCGGCCTGAAGGAAGTATTCGTTCGGAGCGGACAAAAAGTGACCACCAACCAAGAGATCGGCAAAGTGCTTTCCAACAATGAAGGCGTGTCCGAACTGCGCTTTCAGATCTTCAAGAACACCACAGCGCTGGACCCCTCCTCGTGGTTGAAAAACATGTGA